The following are encoded together in the Brassica napus cultivar Da-Ae chromosome A9, Da-Ae, whole genome shotgun sequence genome:
- the LOC106436076 gene encoding uncharacterized protein LOC106436076, whose translation MSTLDSMDAILFSLSRAFCSPFAVFLQIQGCVICLLLALGWLMAAYVRNREVKRIKNSVRAGNSFAFLYQDMDELEHSRQAKLPRVSVIMPLKGFGEHNLHNWRSQITSLYGGPLEFLFVVESTEDPAYHAVSRLLSMYQDHVEAKVVVAGLATTCSQKIHNQLIGAEKIHKDTKYVLFLDDDVRLHPGTVGALTAEMEKNPEIFIQTGYPLDLPSGTLGSYCIYEYHMPCSMGFATGGRTFFLWGGCMMMHADDFRQDRYGVVSGLRDGGYSDDMTLASLAGAHKRLITSPPVAVFPHPLASDLSFGRYWNYLRKQTFVLESYISNVNWIMNKVLFAVHCYLSWGFVAPYVMAVIHITSALRIYIKGYHHLQDTTVASGGMSLVILLAICTFIELLSMWNLTRREVTLCNLLSPEAPRLSLAPYNWGLIFIAMLVDNFLYPISAFRSHFSQSINWSGIRYHLRNGKVFKIERRNDMVPAKTDLGGKHLYGKKGAPQKASFLSSLGRNFAHWRQPKKFDV comes from the exons ATGTCAACATTGGACTCGATGGATGcgattctcttctctctcagcAGAGCCTTCTGCTCCCCTTTCGCCGTCTTCCTTCAGATCCAg GGATGTGTTATATGCTTACTCCTTGCTCTAGGCTGGTTAATGGCTGCATACGTCAG gAATCGAGAGGTTAAGAGAATCAAAAACAGCGTGAGAGCTGGAAACAGCTTTGCGTTTCTCTATCAAGATATGGATGAGCTCGAGCACTCTAGGCAGGCTAAACTTCCCAGAGTCTCCGTTATCATGCCTCTCAAAGGTTTTGGAGAACACAATCTGCACAACTGGAGAAGTCAG ATTACCTCTCTCTATGGTGGACCATTGGAGTTCCTTTTTGTTGTGGAAAGTACTGAAGACCCTGCTTATCATGCTGTTTCTCGTCTCTTATCTATGTATCAG GATCATGTTGAAGCTAAGGTTGTTGTTGCTGGTTTAGCAACGACTTGCAGCCAGAAAATTCATAATCAGTTG ATTGGAGCTGAGAAAATACATAAAGATACCAAATATGTGTTATTTTTGGACGATGATGTTAGACTGCATCCTGGAACAGTTGGAGCTCTCACCGCTGAGATGGAGAAAAATCCAGAG ATATTTATTCAAACTGGGTATCCTCTAGACTTGCCCTCTGGAACTCTTGGAAGTTATTGCATCTATGAGTACCACATG CCTTGCTCAATGGGATTTGCGACTGGTGGGAGAACATTCTTTTTGTGGGGAGGGTGCATGATG ATGCACGCTGATGATTTCAGACAAGATCGCTATGGTGTTGTCTCTGGCTTACGTGATGGTGGATACTCAGATGATATGACACTTGCCTCTCTAGCAG GTGCTCACAAGAGGCTCATTACATCTCCTCCTGTTGCTGTTTTCCCTCATCCTCTAGCAAGTGATCTAAGTTTTGGACG GTACTGGAACTACTTGAGAAAGCAAACCTTTGTGCTAGAGTCTTACATATCCAACGTTAACTGGATAATGAACAAGGTTTTGTTTGCCGTCCACTGTTATCTATCATGGGGTTTTGTTGCACCATATGTTATGGCTGTCATCCACATCACATCAGCTTTGAGAATCTACATCAAGGGCTATCATCACCTCCAAGACACGACCGTTGCTTCTGGTG GTATGTCCCTTGTTATACTGTTGGCGATCTGCACCTTCATCGAACTTCTTTCAATGTGGAATTTGACAAGAAGAGAAGTGACGCTATGCAATCTGTTATCCCCCGAAGCTCCCCGTCTCTCTCTTGCACCTTACAACTGGGGACTT ATATTCATAGCAATGCTTGTGGACAACTTCCTATACCCGATCTCAGCGTTCCGTTCTCACTTTTCTCAATCCATAAACTGGTCCGGAATTAGATACCACTTGAGAAATGGAAAGGTTTTCAAG ATTGAGAGAAGGAATGATATGGTACCAGCAAAGACTGATTTAGGAGGGAAACACTTGTATGGTAAGAAGGGAGCCCCACAGAAAGCTTCCTTCTTAAGCTCATTGGGAAGAAATTTTGCTCACTGGCGACAACCAAAGAAGTTTGATGTTTAA